One stretch of Patescibacteria group bacterium DNA includes these proteins:
- a CDS encoding homoserine dehydrogenase, which yields MTAKSIALLGHGTIGSEFYRQYRLNRDYYARLTGTDVSIVCVAVRDPSKHTESVPENMLVTDIDEAVKNPRIGIVVSVLGNEEAEYYAIKTALEHGKIVVTANKKVLAKYWHELGKHIYPFGNKLLFEAAVCAGIQIIDNLLNRYLPNYFSCCEGIVNGTTNYIFTQMMERGWPFAKALKVAQRLGYAEPDPTDDVEGHDAAYKLSILASLAYSTHIPPDSIHREGMTAKKGLGAIKEEDWFYAKKYGSAFKLIASARVLDGAVHPWVAPAYVPAYHLLRNVGGSLNGLYLKSEPLGETQLVGRGAGPGPTASSLWSDVLTALTRTPTERMQDNSWSGYAVAGSDEYMSCHYIRMSVHNRKGVLGSIGSIFANHGVSVEQFIQPHEGKGEGEEEMITLTEPSNQRHLRRALDEIRKEDYCIGIGTVLHAVN from the coding sequence ATGACAGCTAAAAGCATTGCACTTTTGGGACATGGCACCATAGGTTCAGAATTCTATCGGCAGTACCGTCTGAATCGCGATTATTATGCACGGCTGACGGGGACCGATGTCAGCATTGTTTGCGTAGCTGTCCGCGATCCGTCAAAGCATACTGAATCCGTACCCGAGAACATGCTTGTGACGGATATCGATGAGGCAGTAAAGAATCCCCGCATTGGCATAGTTGTGAGTGTGCTTGGCAATGAGGAGGCCGAATATTACGCTATCAAAACAGCGCTTGAGCATGGCAAGATCGTTGTTACCGCCAATAAGAAAGTTCTTGCAAAATATTGGCACGAGCTTGGCAAGCATATCTATCCGTTTGGTAACAAACTCCTGTTTGAAGCCGCTGTGTGCGCAGGTATTCAGATTATTGACAATTTGTTGAATCGTTATCTTCCTAATTATTTCAGTTGCTGCGAAGGCATTGTGAATGGCACGACCAACTATATTTTTACACAGATGATGGAGAGGGGATGGCCGTTTGCCAAAGCCTTAAAAGTGGCGCAGCGGTTGGGATATGCGGAGCCGGATCCAACTGATGACGTGGAAGGGCACGATGCCGCATACAAGCTTTCGATCCTTGCATCGCTGGCATATTCTACCCATATTCCGCCTGATTCCATTCATCGAGAAGGTATGACGGCGAAGAAGGGTTTGGGCGCGATCAAAGAGGAGGATTGGTTCTATGCTAAAAAGTATGGTAGCGCGTTTAAGCTTATCGCTTCGGCACGAGTTCTTGATGGTGCGGTCCATCCATGGGTTGCACCGGCGTATGTGCCCGCGTATCATTTGCTGCGCAATGTTGGCGGATCTCTGAACGGACTCTATCTGAAAAGCGAACCGCTTGGTGAAACACAGCTTGTAGGCAGGGGTGCCGGTCCCGGACCGACAGCAAGTTCGCTTTGGTCTGATGTTCTCACCGCGCTTACTCGAACGCCAACCGAGCGCATGCAAGACAATTCCTGGTCGGGATATGCCGTTGCCGGATCGGACGAATATATGAGTTGCCATTACATTCGCATGAGCGTACACAACAGGAAGGGCGTACTTGGATCGATCGGTAGCATCTTTGCCAATCACGGCGTGAGTGTTGAACAATTTATTCAACCCCATGAGGGCAAAGGAGAAGGAGAGGAAGAAATGATCACTCTCACCGAGCCAAGCAATCAACGCCATCTGCGCCGCGCTCTCGATGAAATACGAAAAGAGGATTATTGCATAGGCATCGGGACCGTCCTTCACGCAGTCAATTAG
- a CDS encoding type II toxin-antitoxin system RelE/ParE family toxin, protein MATPYQLHTTSLFVRDVKHSLKKNLRLKLIVENAQSILESDPYNRSGHHNIRKLQGLKVGEGIFRLRIGDYRIRYDIIKNDVVLYSFRDRKDAYR, encoded by the coding sequence ATGGCCACACCCTACCAACTTCATACCACCTCCCTATTTGTACGGGATGTTAAACATTCTCTTAAGAAAAATCTGCGTCTCAAGCTCATCGTCGAAAATGCGCAAAGCATTCTTGAATCAGATCCCTACAACCGATCTGGACATCATAACATCCGAAAGCTTCAGGGATTAAAAGTCGGAGAAGGTATCTTCCGGCTCCGCATCGGTGATTATCGAATTCGCTATGACATTATAAAAAATGACGTCGTTCTCTACTCGTTTCGTGATCGAAAGGATGCTTACCGTTAA
- a CDS encoding type II toxin-antitoxin system mRNA interferase toxin, RelE/StbE family, translating into MNVSYTPTFVRIYKTFPKELQEEIKEKITLFQRDSKHPFLKTHKLKGALRGRWSFSVNFEYRIVFVYASSDEAVFLVCGDHGVYT; encoded by the coding sequence ATGAACGTAAGCTACACGCCAACGTTTGTTCGCATATACAAAACTTTCCCCAAAGAACTTCAAGAAGAAATCAAAGAAAAAATTACACTTTTTCAACGAGATTCAAAACACCCATTTCTCAAAACCCACAAACTCAAAGGCGCGCTTCGGGGGCGATGGAGTTTTTCAGTTAATTTTGAATACAGGATTGTTTTTGTGTATGCGTCTTCCGATGAAGCAGTATTTCTCGTGTGTGGCGACCACGGCGTGTACACTTGA